One Lycium barbarum isolate Lr01 chromosome 5, ASM1917538v2, whole genome shotgun sequence genomic window carries:
- the LOC132640286 gene encoding dihydroxy-acid dehydratase, chloroplastic-like produces the protein MQANLLSTPIYPTPTPTPTTTPTTNLFPKCRPHSRKLTIRAVATSSDTSPPQPSQKLNKYSSRITEPKSQGGSQAILYGVGLSDDDMNKPQIGISSVWYEGNTCNMHLLKLAEAVKEGVQEADMVGFRFNTIGVSDAISMGTRGMCFSLQSRDLIADSIETVMSAQWYDGNIAIPGCDKNMPGTIMAMGRLNRPSIMIYGGTIKPGHFQGHTFDIVSAFQVYGEYVSGGISDEERMNVVRNSCPGAGACGGMYTANTMASAIEAMGMSLPYSSSTPAEDPLKMDECRLAGKYLLELLKMDLKPRDIITKSSLRNAMVIVMALGGSTNAVLHLIAIARSVGLELTLDDFQKVSDEVPFLADLKPSGKYVMEDVHKIGGTPAVIRHLLELGYLDGDCMTVTGKTMAENAKLFPSLAEGQQIIRPLSNPIKETAHIQILYGNLAPEGSVAKITGKEGMYFKGPALVFEGEEAMLAAISEDPLSFKGTVVVIRGEGPKGGPGMPEMLTPTSAIMGAGLGKDVALLTDGRFSGGSHGYVVGHICPEAQEGGPIGLVQNGDVITIDISKKKMDVQLSDEEFEQRRKSWTPPVYKADRGVLYKYIKNVQSASKGCVTDE, from the exons ATGCAAGCAAATTTGCTATCTACACCTATATaccccacccctacccccacccccaccaccaccCCAACCACCAACCTTTTCCCAAAATGTAGGCCCCACTCAAGAAAACTCACCATCCGTGCCGTCGCCACGTCATCAGATACATCACCACCCCAACCATCACAAAAACTCAACAAATACAGTAGTAGAATAACTGAACCAAAATCTCAAGGTGGGTCTCAAGCAATACTATATGGTGTAGGATTATCAGATGATGATATGAACAAACCCCAAATAGGGATATCATCAGTTTGGTATGAAGGGAATACTTGTAATATGCATTTGTTGAAACTTGCTGAAGCTGTTAAAGAAGGGGTTCAAGAAGCTGATATGGTTGGATTCAGGTTTAATACTATTGGTGTTAGTGATGCTATTTCTATGGGGACTAGAGGCATGTGTTTTAGTTTGCAGTCAAGAGATTTGATTGCTGATAGTATTGAAACTGTTATGTCTGCTCAATGGTATGATGGAAATATTGCTATTCCTGGATGTGACAAAAAT ATGCCAGGCACAATTATGGCAATGGGAAGACTAAACAGACCAAGTATCATGATATATGGTGGCACCATTAAG CCTGGTCATTTTCAAGGGCATACATTCGACATAGTATCGGCGTTCCAG GTGTATGGAGAGTATGTTAGTGGTGGTATCAGTGATGAAGAAAGGATGAATGTAGTTCGTAATTCATGTCCGGGTGCGGGGGCTTGTGGTGGAATGTATACAGCAAACACCATGGCATCGGCTATTGAGGCAATGGGAATGTCGCTCCCTTACAG CTCTTCCACACCAGCTGAAGACCCACTGAAAATGGATGAGTGCCGCCTAGCGGGAAAATATCTTTTGGAATTGTTGAAGATGGACTTGAAACCTCGAGATATCATCACAAAAAGTTCACTTCGAAATGCAATGGTGATAGTCATGGCACTTGGTGGATCTACAAATGCTGTACTACATTTAATTGCTATTGCAAG GTCTGTTGGCTTGGAATTAACTCTAGATGACTTCCAAAAGGTCAGCGATGAGGTTCCTTTCCTTGCAGATCTGAAACCTAGTGGAAAATATGTTATGGAGGATGTGCACAAG ATTGGAGGTACACCTGCAGTCATCCGCCACCTATTAGAGCTTGGGTATTTGGATGGGGACTGTATGACTG TCACGGGAAAGACCATGGCTGAAAATGCAAAGCTATTTCCTTCTTTAGCTGAAGGTCAG cAAATTATAAGACCATTGTCAAACCCCATCAAAGAAACAGCCCATATTCAGATATTATATGGAAATCTTGCACCAGAGGGTAGCGTGGCAAAGATCACTGGAAAAGAAGGAATGTACTTTAAAG GCCCCGCCCTAGTGTTTGAAGGAGAGGAAGCTATGCTTGCGGCTATCTCAGAAGATCCTTTGAGTTTTAAG GGAACAGTTGTAGTCATTAGAGGAGAGGGGCCTAAGGGAGGACCAGGAATGCCCGAAATGCTAACACCCACAAGCGCAATTATGGGTGCAGGTCTTGGAAAG GATGTTGCATTACTTACTGATGGAAGATTTTCTGGAGGTTCTCATGGATATGTTGTTGGGCATATATGTCCTGAGGCACAG GAAGGAGGTCCAATTGGTCTTGTTCAAAATGGAGACGTAATAACAATTGACATATCCAAGAAGAAAATGGACGTTCAGTTATCAGACGAGGAGTTTGAGCAGCGTAGAAAGAGTTGGACTCCCCCTGTATATAAAGCCGACCGAGGAGTTCTCTACAAG TATATCAAAAATGTGCAATCTGCTTCCAAGGGATGTGTTACTGATGAATAG